In Harpia harpyja isolate bHarHar1 chromosome 12, bHarHar1 primary haplotype, whole genome shotgun sequence, a single window of DNA contains:
- the PLEKHB2 gene encoding pleckstrin homology domain-containing family B member 2, whose product MAFVKSGWLLRQSTILRRWKKNWFDLWSDGRLIFYDDQNRHDIEDKIHMRIHCINLRVGNECRDFQPPEGKQRDCLLQIVCRDGRTVNLCAESADDCLAWKIALQDARTNTGYMGSDVMYDETAVSSAPPPYTAYATPSPEVYGYGYDQYNGVYPPAGPQVFYASNGQAYAVPYQYPYQGPYGQHPANHVIIRERYRDSDGDLALGMLAGAATGMALGSLFWVF is encoded by the exons GTACTATTCTACGGCGCTGGAAAAAGAACTGGTTTGACCTGTGGTCTGATGGCCGCTTAATATTCTATGATGATCAAAATCGCCATGATATAGAAGATAAAATCCACATGCGAATCCATTGCATCAACCTCAGAGTGGGGAATGAATGTCGAG ATTTCCAGCCTCCAGAGGGGAAGCAGAGAGACTGTTTACTGCAGATTGTTTGCCGCGATGGGAGGACAGTCAACCTCTGTGCAGAAAGTGCAGATGACTGCCT agcatGGAAAATTGCTCTCCAGGATGCCAGAACAAACACA GGCTACATGGGATCTGATGTGATGTATGATGAGACAGCCGTTTCCTCAGCCCCTCCTCCCTATACAGCTTATGCCACACCATCACCTGAG GTTTATGGCTATGGCTACGATCAGTACAACGGTGTGTATCCTCCTGCTGGTCCTCAAGTCTTCTATGCCTCCAATGGACAAGCTTATGCTGTTCCCTATCAGTATCCATACCAAG GACCTTATGGCCAACACCCTGCAAACCATGTCATCATTCGAGAGCGTTACCGTGACAGCGATGGAGATCTTGCACTGGGCATGCTTGCTGGAGCAGCGACTGGAATGGCTCTGGGATCATTATTCTGGGTCTTCTAG